CACTAGAAGCTCTGATACTTTGAAAAAAATTCCAAAGCCAATTGTGATTGTAGAAGGAATTTTGGTTTTGGAGAATGAAGAACTTCGCGATTTAATGGATATGAAAGTTTTCGTGGACTGCGACGGAGATGTCAGCCTCAAAAGAAGAATTACAAGAGATTTGGTCGAAAGAAACAGAACTATTGAATCGATTTTGACTCAATATATGGAAACTGTTAAGCCAATGCATGAGCTTTTTGTGGAACCTAGTAAGAAATTTGCCGATTTGATTGTGCCAAAGGGTGGCAAAAATAAGGTTGCTATCGATGTTCTTATCAATCATTTGGCTACGAAATTATAAAAAAACCATTTTGCTATTGACTAGAATTAGTTTCTAGTATAAAATTTTAATAACTCAATAGAAAATTATGATTGTGACCAGTACCGATTATTCGGGAATTACAACACATGAGTTTTCAAGGTAGTTTCATACTTTGCATGGAACATAAGCTTTTGATAAGAAAGGTGGTACCGCGTAGATTCGCCCTTTCGTGTCAAGAGTTTTTTTTATTTTATAGGAGGAGTTTATGATTAATTACGAATTTGAACATGAAAATGTGTACGACGAATTGGTAGCACGTGGATATTTTGAACAAGCTACATACGAAGATGAATTGAGAGATTTACTCGGAAAAGAAAGAGTTCCGTTTTACATTGGATTTGATGCGACTGCAGATAGTTTGACTATTGGCCATTTTATTCAATTGATGGTTATGATGAGAATGCAAGCTCACGGTCACATCCCTATTTGTCTTTTAGGTGGCGGAACTACAATGATTGGGGATCCTTCTGGTCGTAACGATATGAGAAGTATTATGACTAAGGAAGTTATCGACGAAAATGCTAGAAGATTTTATTCTCAAATGACAAGATTCATCGATTTTGGTGAAGACAAGGCTTACATTGAAAACAACAAGAATTGGTTGTTGAATTTGAATTTCTTGGATTTCATGAGAGAAATCGGCGTTCATTTTTCTGTAAATCAAATGTTGACTTTGGAAAGTTACAAAAACAGAATGAAAAAAGGTTTAACATTTTTCGAATTTAGTTATATGTTGATGCAATCATACGATTATTTGGTATTGTACAGAAAATACGGCTGTAAATTACAAATGGGTGGTTCTGATCAATGGTCTAATATTTTGGGCGGTTACGATTTGGTTAGAAAATTAGAAAACGACAAAGTTTACGCTATGACTTTTAAGCTTTTAACTACTGCTGACGGAGTTAAAATGGGTAAATCACAAAAAGGCGCTGTGTGGTTGGACGAGAACAAAACAACTCCTTACGATTTATTCCAATACATGAGAAATGTTGACGACAGGGATGTCGAAAAATTCTTGTTGATGTTGACATTTTTGCCAACTGAAGAATGCAAGAGACTTGGAAGCTTAGAGGGAAGCGACATCAACAAAGCTAAGGAAGTATTGGCTTTTGAAGTGTGCAAATTAGTTCACGGAGAAGAAAAAGCAGAAGAAGCCCGTCAAACAGCAAACGCATTGTTTAATTCAAACGCTGTTGACGAAAATATGCCAACAACTGAAATGAAAGCTTTGGATTTTGAAAATGGAATTGGTTTGTTGAATTTGTTGACAATGACAGGACTTACTCAATCAAACAGTGAAGCACGTAGACTTGTAACTCAAAACGGAATTTCTGTTAATGACAAGAAGGAATCTGATCCAAAAAGAATTGTAACAATTCACGATTTTAACGACGATGAACTTATCATAAAAAAAGGTAAAAAAGTATATCACAGAGTAAAATTGGTATAATATTTTAAAAATAAACCCTGGCGATTTTGAATTGATTTTCAAAGTTTGCCGGGGTTTTGTGTTATAATTAAATAAATTTAAAAATATTTGTGGAGGTACAAATGAAAAAATTATTCAAATTTTTAACTAGTAGAATAATGCTTTTGGCAATTGTATTTATCATTCAAATTTCACTATTAGTTTATTTGATTTTAAGTTTCCAAAGAAATTTTGTGTATGTCTACACATTAAACATTATAATATCCTTCGCTTTTACTATAATGGTGGTCAACACCGATGTAAACCCGAGTTTCAAACTAGGATGGCTCATTCCTATATGGATATTCCCGTTGTTTGGAGCGGTGTTCTATTTGTTTTTCAGAAGAAACAGATTCGTTCGTGCACAACAAAGACGAATGGATACGATTAGTTCATCGTTTAACAACCATATTTTGTCGAATGGTAATGTAATTGACGAACTGGAGGGC
This Finegoldia magna ATCC 53516 DNA region includes the following protein-coding sequences:
- the tyrS gene encoding tyrosine--tRNA ligase, whose protein sequence is MINYEFEHENVYDELVARGYFEQATYEDELRDLLGKERVPFYIGFDATADSLTIGHFIQLMVMMRMQAHGHIPICLLGGGTTMIGDPSGRNDMRSIMTKEVIDENARRFYSQMTRFIDFGEDKAYIENNKNWLLNLNFLDFMREIGVHFSVNQMLTLESYKNRMKKGLTFFEFSYMLMQSYDYLVLYRKYGCKLQMGGSDQWSNILGGYDLVRKLENDKVYAMTFKLLTTADGVKMGKSQKGAVWLDENKTTPYDLFQYMRNVDDRDVEKFLLMLTFLPTEECKRLGSLEGSDINKAKEVLAFEVCKLVHGEEKAEEARQTANALFNSNAVDENMPTTEMKALDFENGIGLLNLLTMTGLTQSNSEARRLVTQNGISVNDKKESDPKRIVTIHDFNDDELIIKKGKKVYHRVKLV
- the udk gene encoding uridine kinase, whose product is MKPYIVGVAGGSASGKTEIVKTLKKHFEDKIEIIEHDNYYFAHDNLTMDERASLNYDHPQAFETDLLIEHVKKIINNEEIDIPTYDFTIHTRSSDTLKKIPKPIVIVEGILVLENEELRDLMDMKVFVDCDGDVSLKRRITRDLVERNRTIESILTQYMETVKPMHELFVEPSKKFADLIVPKGGKNKVAIDVLINHLATKL